From Acidianus brierleyi:
TTTCAAGTTTTCCTTCAATCATATCTTCAGTTATTTTTTGAATTTCCATCGGTCTTACATCTTTTCCTCCTAATCCTGCTATTACATTATATATGGGAGTATCTAATCCGTATGCATTTGCCCTCGTTTCTATCCCTAAAACTCCGCCCGATCCAAAAGAATACGCTCTATCAAAAACTAAAGCTCCTTTTCTTCCCTTTAATATATCGTTCACTTCCTCCTTAGGGAATGGTCTGAAAACTCTTATTTTGAGTAACCCTACTTTTTTACCTTCATTTCTCATTCTATTTACTGCTACTCTGATATCACCTACCCATGCTCCCATTGCAATTAAAAGAAACTCAGCATCGTCGCACATATAACATTCGGTTAGGCCATATTGGTTCCTTCCAGAAATGTCTTCATATTCTTTAGCCACTTCCTTTATTACATTCTTTGATCTTTCCATTGCTTGCATAGCCTTATATCTAAATTCAATATACTTATCTGGAGTAGCTATAGGTCCAACACCTAATGGATTATCAAAGTCAATAAGATTAAACTGTCTAGGTGGAATAAATGAATCAACTACATTATCTGGTAACGTTTCTACTCTTTCCATTGTATGCGTTAAAATAAATCCATCAAACCCCATCATTACTGGTAAAACAACTCTTTTATCTTCTGATATTTTGAAAGCTTGTAATGTCATGTCATAAGCATCTTGGACATTCTCAGCCATCATTTGTATCCATATCGCGTCCCTCTTACTTACAAAATCTTGATGGTCATCCCAAATAGACCAAGGAGATGCAATAGCTCTAGTAGCTATTGCTGCAACTATTGGAGCCCTTTGTCCGCCTACCCAGTATATCATCTCAGTCATGTAAAGTAAGCCTTGAGAGGAAGTAGCAGTGAAAACTCTTGATCCACTTACTGCGGCACCATATATAGATGCCATTGCAGAATGCTCACTTTCAACTTTAATCATTTCGGCTTTTAATTCTCCTTTATCTACATACTCTGATAATTTTTCTAACATTGTAGTTTGAGGCGTTATAGGATATACTGCCAGAACTTGAGGTTTAGCTTGCTTTACAGCATAAGCCACTGCATGATTTCCTACTAAAGCCAATACTTTTCCTCTTACTACTTGCACTTCATTTCACCTCTGGTATCATATTTATGGCTTTTGTTGGACATACTTGTGCACATACTCCACATCCCTTACAATAATCATAGTCAATTCTTGGGTAGAGATTATTTTCTTGATCTATAGTATTTTCAACACAATACAAAATGCATAATCTACATCTAGTACATTTACTAAAGTCTATTACTGGTCTAATTACTCTCCAATAACCTGTAAGTCCTGCAGATCCTTTTTTAGGAGAAGCTAAAGGAAACTCATCACTCAAGTTTTTTCACCTCATTGAAACCTAATTTCACTGCTTCCGCATTAAGTTCACTTAGTTTTCCTTCAAATTCTTCCTCTGCAGCTTCTTCTACTTCATCTCTATTTAGAATGTCCGTTATTTTAGCTATAGCTCCTACCATGGCAGTATTTACAACTGCCCAACCTGCTATTACTAGACCTAATTGCGTAGCTATCTTTGTAGCATCTAATACGTAGGTGTTTTTCCAAATCTTCTTGGGATTGCTTGAGTTAATAACTACTATCCCAGTATTTTTTATACCTTCTAGCATATTTTCCAAGTTAATTAGCGAAGGATCGAAAATTGCTATTATATCTGGATTATATACTCTCCTATGCATAAAGATAGGTTCTTTGGACACTCTTACTTCTGAAGTAACAGGAGCTCCTCTCCTTTCTCCACCATAGAAAGGAATAGATTGACCGTAAATTCCTTCTTTAATTGCAGCAGAAACAAGTAATTCACCAGCAGTGACTACTCCTTGTCCTCCTCTTCCTTTAAGAGAAATTTCCAACATTAATATATATTTGTCTTCATAAGGAAAAAGTATTGCTTATAATTAAAAAACGTAAAAATGTTTAACCATGTTAATTTGCTGTAAGAATAAAATATAGATAAATAAATCTTTTAAAAAGATATATTCCGTTTATTGATTATATATTAAGTACAAAATATAGGATATAAAAGATCTATAATATACAGTGTATAGCAATGTGTATGTTTTATTATAATATGATGTTTTGTTCATATATTTTAGTTTATAAGACCTTAAGTATCATAATTTTTTAATTATCTTGATGAAGTGAATGTAAACTTTTAACGTTAAATCTAACATAAGCCATCGTAATAAACTTTAAAAGAGTTAAGGATTAAAAAAGAATTGACTTAACTTATTACCAAAAATTGAGCAGAACTATTTTATTGTTTTTTCTGCTCAGATCCTTGAGCTTGTTTCTTCTGTTTCTTTGCCATTTTAGCTCTAATTAAAGAGAGGTACGATATTAATATTTAAAAATTCCTCTTATGATTGATGTTAAATAGTTATGTAAATAGTGTATGGGACCATTAAATTTAGTTAGAATAATAATCTTGATCTATTAAAAAGTAATAGAATCTATCACTAACATATCTTAAATAGAGTTTAATTTTCTTAAGAGGGAGAATATATTTTTTTAAGGGTACTTAATCTAGTCTCACCTAAAAATACTATGTAGAGAACAATATAATATATATAATTATAGATTATATGAATAATCTATTAAAAAGAAATATTTTTGGATAATATTTTCTAGCGATCACTTCAATAGAGAGTTGAAAATGTATATAGATTATAGAAAGAATATACTAAAAACTTATTATTTTACTTTCTAATACATCGTTATGATAAGTTTAATTATAGTAAGGCATGGTGAAGCGGAGCCCAAAGTAGACAGTATTGAAGATAAAGAGAGAAAATTAATAAAGAAGGGAATAAAACAAATGAGGAGAGTAGCAGGATTTATTGATGAAATGGATTATAATTTTGATAGAATACTTACTAGTACTTACATTAGAGCTTATCAATCTGCCGAAGCTATATTAGATGAGCTTGGAGAAGATGAGAAAAAAATAGAAACTATCAATGAGTTAGACCCTGATAAGGATCCTTCAGAATTTATAAATAAAATAAAAGAATCAGATAATACTTCAATGCTTGTGGTTGGGCATGAGCCATTTCTTTCCCAGTTAATTAGGAATCTTACTGGAGGTAACATTGAGATAAAAAAGGGAGGTTTAGCGGTAGTTGATTACAATCCCGTCGACGGAAAGGGTGTTTTAAAAATGCTAATAACGCAAAAGATAATGAAGCTGATTTAAATGCTTTCGGCTGTTATAGATACTGGCTATAATTCTACAAGGCTATGTATCTATGACGTTTTTCCAAATAAGACCTTTAGATTATTAGGTTCATCAAAGTTTTTTCTGAGAATAGGCGAAGGTATAGAAGAAGGAAGTTCCATATCTGAAAATAAAATAAAAGATCTAGAAAATACATTTAGACTGTTTAGGAATTTATTAGATAAGAAAAATGTCAATAATATTAAAGTCGTAGGTACTAGCGCATTTAGGTACGCAACAAACGGCTTAGATGTAGCTAAAAAAATCACTGATATAATCGGAAGTCAAATGATAATTCTTTCAGGTGAGGAAGAAGGTAAAATGGCCGCCTTAGGAGTTATAGATACCTTACCTATTGACTCTGGAGTAATTTTCGATTTGGGAGGAGGATCGCTGGAAGTAATTTATTTCGAGTCAAGAGAAATAAAGGAGGTATACCATTTTAGACTAGGTGCACTAAAACTTTCAAGAGAGTATAAGTCTGAAGGAGAATTAAGAAAGAAAATTAGAAATGAGCTTTCGATTTTAAAGCCAATAAAAGGTACATTAATAGGTTCTGGAGGAAATATAAGAGCTTTAGGAAAGATGGATCAAAAGCTTTCAGCATATCCGTTAAAATCTGTTCATGGATATATAATAAAAACTAGCGAAATATCTAAGTATTCCAAGGTATTAATGAATTTAGATCCTGAAGAAAGATCGAGTTTACCAGGAATAAGTAAAGATAGGGCATATACTATTCACACAGCCTCTGTTGTTATAGAGGAGTTAGCTAATATTTTAGGTGCGTCATCCATTACTATTTCTGCATATGGCATGAGAGAAGGAGTTTTAATTCAAGATAAAATAGACGACATACAAAAGAATTGGCTAGACACTATATCTAGAGAATTTTTAATTGACCCACCGTGGGAGATATATAATTCATTTGATAATCCTTTTATGAAATTATCATCCTTTATAGCCACGATTATGAAAGAGGCTGGATTTTTGGATCCGTATGAGGCATGTTTTAGATTTTTAAAATATTCCACAATACCAGGATTTGAAGACAATGATGTTCTTATTTCATCCTTGTTATGTAAAGGAGCCTCTGGTAAGTTGAAAAAGAAATATTTTAAATTGATTAAGAATAATTACAATAAGAAGGACTTCCTTAAAATGGCTAAGGAAGTTAAAGAAGTAGTAAATGCGTCTGTAGCGGGAGTTAAAATATGAAAGGAAGTTTAATAGCCTTTGAAGGAATTGACGGTTCTGGAAAATCCAGTCAGACAGTTCTTTTGAGAGACTGGTTACTAGAAAAGAGAGACACATTTCTAACTGAATGGAATTCGTCAGAATGGATTCATGGAATAATTAAGGAAGCCAAGAAAAAGAATATACTTACACCAATTACATTTAGTTTAATTCATGCAACAGATTTTGCTGATAGATATGAGAAATACATTTTACCTATGCTTAAAACTGGATTTGCGGTTATTGCAGACAGATATGTTTATACTGCTTATGCGAGAGATAGCGTTAGAGGCGTAAATATAGATTGGGTTAAGAAATTATATTCCTTTGCAAGAAAACCAGATATAACTTTTTACATTAGGGTGACTCCAGAAGTTGCATTAGATAGAATAAAGAAGTCTAGAAGGCAAATAAAACCTACAGAAGCAGGTTCTGATGTTTTCCCAGGTTTAAAACCTGAAGATGGCTTCCTTAAATATCAGTCTGCAGTGCTTGAAGTTTATGATAAAATAGCAGATGAAAACAACTTCTTCATTATAGATGGTACATTGTCACCAAGGGAAATTCAGAAGATTATAAGGGAAAAGGTGATGGAAATTTGGAAAGAGGAAAAATAATAGCAATAGAAGGAATAGAGAGTTCTGGAAAATCGACTCATGCACAGACACTTAAATCGTACTTAGAAGATCAAGGATATGGTGTAATAATATTTGGACTGCAAATGTCCAAGCTAATGGCAGAAGCAATAGCTAGAGTAAAGAAAGAAATAGTTTTCCAGCGTAGAACTCTATTTCTAGCATATTTGACTGACTTAGCTGATCAAGTTGAGAATGTCGTTAAACCTGCTATAGACTCAGGTTTTATTACTATAGCGGATGGTTACGCTTTAACTTTGGAAGCATGGGGTCTAACTAGAGGTTTAGAAAAAGATTGGATGGAAGACGTTTTATCTGTGCTACCAAAGCCTTCAGTTTCAGTCTCTTTACTATCGCCTTCAGTTGAGATAATGAGGAGAATAATAAGGAAAAGAGGATTTTTGGATCCTTTAAGTGAGAATGTAGATCTTTGTGTAAACAGTGAAATATTTTCTTCATATAAATCATATATAAATAAATTTCAGTCATATCTGAAAGATATATCTATAGGTAAAAATATTATAACTAAGAAAAAAATAGAAGAGGTTAACGAAGAAATTGCCAAATATGTAATGGAGGTAATAAATCTTGAGACCTGAAGAATATGCAAACTTTCATCTTAAAAATTTTCTCAAGAATACCGGAATATTAGAAAAAAATATACATGATTCAAGAGTAGATTTAAGAAAATATCTCGCTGTAGCTAGATCAACTTATGTTCTTCATGGTAAAGCTGAATGCATACTTAAAGGTAAGAAAATAATGAAAAAATTGGGAAAAATAAGAGATATGGACGTAATTACTTGTTTAAAGACTGAAGATAGAGATAGTTTGGCAGTTGAAGTGGTTAAATCTTTCAATACGTTGGAAAATTGTTTTCTACCAAAACTTTACGGAAGTAGAATAGTAATTATTAAAAGCTTATATAATAATTATATAAAGCTTCTAGAAGAAAATGACTTTCATAAGATTAGAAAATTAATAAGAGAATCAAGATTTCTAATAGATAGTTTAGGATACAGTTCGCTAGATCTCAAAGATATATCTCAGGAGCTTGGCAATATGAGAGATACATATTTATTTCAAACTGAATGTCAGAATTTGCAACAAAAAATAGACTATGAAAGACTAAGAGAACTTAAAGAAAAAGCGTTAGTTGAAATTAGGTCTCAAATTATGATAACTAATTTTATTCACATAAAGGAATTACTTACTCATCATTTGAAATAAGGAACCTTATTATTTAGTTCTTGAATGATAGAATATAGTTT
This genomic window contains:
- a CDS encoding pyruvate ferredoxin oxidoreductase, whose protein sequence is MQVVRGKVLALVGNHAVAYAVKQAKPQVLAVYPITPQTTMLEKLSEYVDKGELKAEMIKVESEHSAMASIYGAAVSGSRVFTATSSQGLLYMTEMIYWVGGQRAPIVAAIATRAIASPWSIWDDHQDFVSKRDAIWIQMMAENVQDAYDMTLQAFKISEDKRVVLPVMMGFDGFILTHTMERVETLPDNVVDSFIPPRQFNLIDFDNPLGVGPIATPDKYIEFRYKAMQAMERSKNVIKEVAKEYEDISGRNQYGLTECYMCDDAEFLLIAMGAWVGDIRVAVNRMRNEGKKVGLLKIRVFRPFPKEEVNDILKGRKGALVFDRAYSFGSGGVLGIETRANAYGLDTPIYNVIAGLGGKDVRPMEIQKITEDMIEGKLENERWLL
- a CDS encoding 4Fe-4S binding protein; its protein translation is MSDEFPLASPKKGSAGLTGYWRVIRPVIDFSKCTRCRLCILYCVENTIDQENNLYPRIDYDYCKGCGVCAQVCPTKAINMIPEVK
- a CDS encoding 2-oxoacid:acceptor oxidoreductase family protein; amino-acid sequence: MLMLEISLKGRGGQGVVTAGELLVSAAIKEGIYGQSIPFYGGERRGAPVTSEVRVSKEPIFMHRRVYNPDIIAIFDPSLINLENMLEGIKNTGIVVINSSNPKKIWKNTYVLDATKIATQLGLVIAGWAVVNTAMVGAIAKITDILNRDEVEEAAEEEFEGKLSELNAEAVKLGFNEVKKLE
- the sixA gene encoding phosphohistidine phosphatase SixA translates to MISLIIVRHGEAEPKVDSIEDKERKLIKKGIKQMRRVAGFIDEMDYNFDRILTSTYIRAYQSAEAILDELGEDEKKIETINELDPDKDPSEFINKIKESDNTSMLVVGHEPFLSQLIRNLTGGNIEIKKGGLAVVDYNPVDGKGVLKMLITQKIMKLI
- a CDS encoding Ppx/GppA phosphatase family protein, whose protein sequence is MLSAVIDTGYNSTRLCIYDVFPNKTFRLLGSSKFFLRIGEGIEEGSSISENKIKDLENTFRLFRNLLDKKNVNNIKVVGTSAFRYATNGLDVAKKITDIIGSQMIILSGEEEGKMAALGVIDTLPIDSGVIFDLGGGSLEVIYFESREIKEVYHFRLGALKLSREYKSEGELRKKIRNELSILKPIKGTLIGSGGNIRALGKMDQKLSAYPLKSVHGYIIKTSEISKYSKVLMNLDPEERSSLPGISKDRAYTIHTASVVIEELANILGASSITISAYGMREGVLIQDKIDDIQKNWLDTISREFLIDPPWEIYNSFDNPFMKLSSFIATIMKEAGFLDPYEACFRFLKYSTIPGFEDNDVLISSLLCKGASGKLKKKYFKLIKNNYNKKDFLKMAKEVKEVVNASVAGVKI
- the tmk gene encoding dTMP kinase, producing the protein MKGSLIAFEGIDGSGKSSQTVLLRDWLLEKRDTFLTEWNSSEWIHGIIKEAKKKNILTPITFSLIHATDFADRYEKYILPMLKTGFAVIADRYVYTAYARDSVRGVNIDWVKKLYSFARKPDITFYIRVTPEVALDRIKKSRRQIKPTEAGSDVFPGLKPEDGFLKYQSAVLEVYDKIADENNFFIIDGTLSPREIQKIIREKVMEIWKEEK
- a CDS encoding dTMP kinase yields the protein MERGKIIAIEGIESSGKSTHAQTLKSYLEDQGYGVIIFGLQMSKLMAEAIARVKKEIVFQRRTLFLAYLTDLADQVENVVKPAIDSGFITIADGYALTLEAWGLTRGLEKDWMEDVLSVLPKPSVSVSLLSPSVEIMRRIIRKRGFLDPLSENVDLCVNSEIFSSYKSYINKFQSYLKDISIGKNIITKKKIEEVNEEIAKYVMEVINLET